Proteins found in one Nitrospirota bacterium genomic segment:
- the recO gene encoding DNA repair protein RecO, producing MPLLKTPAVTLKSRKWGEADRIVTFYTLRFGKLRGVARGARRVKSRFGSALEPFVHCDLNLFEKPHDPLHRITQADIRESFVPLREDLALMAGAARLANLVAAITAEGDPGPRIFDTLLAGLRVLQGGEEPGLTALLFQIKLLGLTGFRPQVDHCAACGEPVAQGRGTGGRFSPQAGGLVCEACAGRHPDRCLPLSSGSLAFLQQALRLPPSVVTRLKATGLVRQELEQALEGYVTVVAGKRLPPVDFLAAAEHESAYGPSR from the coding sequence ATGCCGCTGCTGAAGACGCCCGCCGTCACGCTCAAGAGCCGTAAGTGGGGGGAAGCCGACCGGATCGTCACCTTCTACACGCTCCGGTTCGGCAAGCTCCGCGGCGTCGCCCGCGGCGCGAGGCGGGTCAAGAGCCGTTTCGGGAGCGCGCTGGAGCCCTTCGTCCATTGCGACCTCAACCTGTTCGAGAAACCCCACGATCCGCTGCATCGGATCACCCAGGCGGACATCCGGGAGAGCTTCGTCCCGCTTCGCGAGGATCTGGCGCTGATGGCCGGGGCCGCGCGCCTGGCCAACCTCGTGGCCGCGATCACGGCGGAGGGCGATCCGGGACCGCGCATCTTCGACACGCTGTTGGCCGGGCTCCGGGTCCTGCAGGGCGGGGAGGAACCGGGCCTCACGGCGCTCCTGTTTCAGATCAAGCTGCTGGGGCTGACCGGCTTCCGGCCGCAGGTGGACCACTGCGCGGCCTGCGGGGAGCCGGTGGCGCAGGGGCGCGGGACCGGCGGCCGGTTCTCCCCGCAGGCCGGCGGGCTGGTGTGCGAAGCCTGTGCCGGCCGCCATCCGGACCGTTGCCTGCCCCTGTCGTCGGGGAGCCTGGCTTTTCTCCAGCAGGCGCTCCGCTTGCCGCCCTCGGTGGTCACCCGCCTCAAGGCCACCGGCCTCGTCCGCCAGGAGCTGGAACAGGCGCTCGAAGGCTACGTGACCGTCGTCGCCGGCAAGCGCCTCCCGCCCGTGGACTTCCTGGCCGCGGCCGAGCACGAGTCGGCCTACGGTCCGTCCAGGTAA
- a CDS encoding TonB C-terminal domain-containing protein encodes MAAGRTAAVWVLAGLLGLAPTGQKAGASPKDRAPGERTVSFALDAPATVGGEERRRTTLTISFTGERDGQEEIVALVEGTLLARMMVPMERGSGPAAWQISLRLDPPAVRSGQVPAGDAASGDQAHLFHRLDISFARIKGMGLVPLLKRSVYLNLEPRPERKPGSPPSESPPTEPEPPKPATAEPSAESPPLPGIERPSVAPVLDEVVAETEIAVPKPKPVSPDYWEELTQRITAKFGQRLGSRPAAARPRVQFRLYWDGVPQVIFLERTSGSPLADQAGLDSVMDAQPFPPFPPTVTGPFVDVHVDFAKAPKPSRPRAKR; translated from the coding sequence ATGGCGGCGGGCCGCACCGCCGCGGTCTGGGTCCTCGCGGGGCTGCTCGGCCTCGCCCCGACCGGGCAGAAGGCCGGAGCTTCGCCGAAAGACCGAGCGCCGGGCGAGCGCACCGTTTCGTTCGCGCTGGACGCGCCGGCCACGGTCGGCGGAGAGGAACGACGCAGGACGACGCTGACCATCTCGTTCACGGGAGAGCGGGACGGGCAGGAGGAGATCGTCGCGCTCGTCGAAGGGACGCTGCTCGCGCGCATGATGGTCCCGATGGAGAGGGGCTCAGGGCCCGCTGCCTGGCAGATCAGCCTCCGGTTGGATCCCCCCGCGGTCCGAAGCGGCCAGGTCCCGGCGGGAGATGCTGCGTCCGGTGACCAGGCTCACCTGTTCCATCGCCTCGACATCTCCTTCGCCAGGATCAAGGGGATGGGGCTGGTCCCGCTCCTCAAGCGCTCGGTCTATCTCAACCTGGAGCCGCGACCGGAGCGGAAACCGGGGAGTCCGCCGAGCGAGTCTCCTCCGACTGAGCCCGAGCCTCCCAAGCCTGCCACGGCCGAACCTTCCGCCGAATCCCCGCCCCTGCCGGGCATCGAGCGGCCTTCGGTCGCCCCGGTCCTGGACGAGGTCGTGGCTGAGACGGAAATCGCCGTGCCCAAACCCAAGCCGGTCAGTCCCGACTATTGGGAGGAGCTGACCCAGCGGATCACGGCCAAGTTCGGGCAGCGGCTGGGCTCCCGTCCGGCGGCTGCACGCCCGCGCGTGCAATTCCGGCTCTACTGGGACGGGGTGCCGCAGGTCATTTTCCTCGAGCGGACTTCTGGCAGTCCCTTGGCGGATCAGGCCGGATTGGACAGTGTCATGGACGCCCAGCCCTTTCCGCCTTTTCCGCCGACCGTGACCGGACCCTTCGTGGACGTGCACGTGGATTTCGCAAAGGCGCCCAAACCCTCACGCCCCCGCGCCAAGCGATGA
- the mgtE gene encoding magnesium transporter, with protein MQPTERTRQTEKDLLKELTRDPGAKGQPKFDLVLASFQRLLRRGAITNLGKMMGRMHPADVAKVIAHLSSAKEKRTVFELVRGEAVRGQVLSELDADSIQQVLADMPATDVAPLMKDLPTDDSAYILGLLPEEQAKEILTLLKTEDSTEIADLLKYPKDTAGAIMTTEFFSLPEDATAQEAIRRLQQASDAEMVFYIYVTDKDDHLVGVLSLRQLLTVPPSTPLKNIMTTDVLSVAVDMDQEEVARQVARYNLLAIPVVEKDNTLVGIVTVDDVVDVIREEATEDMLKMAGATEEDVILKASSLDSARRRLPWLFTNLVGSLVSGWVLWLFRFTIQEVVAIVSFIPVIAAMGGNVGLQSSTLIIRGLATGGIELSDVWKVFFREVRIGLLLGVACAALLTATGWIWHGRPFLGMVVGASIMIAFLVSTSMATIMPVVLKRVGVDPAVAAGPFVTTANDITGITIYLALATVLLEYLK; from the coding sequence ATGCAGCCGACCGAGCGGACCAGACAGACCGAGAAGGACCTCCTCAAGGAGCTGACCAGGGACCCGGGGGCCAAGGGGCAGCCGAAATTCGACCTGGTGCTGGCCTCCTTCCAACGCCTTCTCCGCCGCGGGGCCATCACCAACCTCGGCAAGATGATGGGCCGCATGCACCCGGCCGACGTGGCCAAGGTGATCGCGCACCTGTCCTCGGCCAAGGAGAAGCGCACGGTCTTTGAGCTGGTGCGGGGAGAAGCGGTGCGGGGGCAGGTTCTGAGCGAGCTGGACGCCGACAGCATCCAGCAGGTGCTGGCGGACATGCCGGCGACCGACGTCGCGCCCCTCATGAAGGACCTGCCCACGGACGACAGCGCCTATATCCTGGGCCTCCTGCCGGAGGAACAGGCCAAGGAGATCCTGACGCTGCTGAAGACGGAGGACTCCACCGAGATCGCCGACCTGCTCAAGTACCCCAAGGACACGGCCGGCGCGATCATGACGACGGAGTTCTTCTCGCTGCCGGAGGACGCGACCGCCCAGGAAGCCATCCGGCGCCTGCAGCAGGCGAGTGACGCGGAGATGGTGTTCTACATCTACGTGACCGACAAGGACGACCACCTGGTCGGCGTCCTCTCCCTCCGGCAGCTCCTCACGGTGCCGCCCTCCACGCCGCTCAAGAACATCATGACCACCGACGTGCTCAGCGTGGCCGTGGACATGGACCAGGAAGAGGTGGCGCGCCAGGTGGCGCGGTACAACCTGCTGGCGATCCCCGTCGTCGAGAAGGACAACACGTTGGTGGGCATCGTCACGGTGGACGACGTCGTGGACGTCATCCGCGAGGAGGCCACCGAGGACATGCTGAAGATGGCCGGCGCGACCGAGGAGGACGTGATCCTGAAGGCCTCCAGCCTGGATTCCGCCCGCCGGCGCCTGCCCTGGCTTTTCACCAACCTGGTGGGCAGCCTCGTTTCCGGCTGGGTCCTCTGGCTCTTCCGGTTCACGATTCAGGAGGTCGTCGCGATCGTGAGCTTCATCCCGGTCATCGCCGCGATGGGGGGCAACGTGGGGCTGCAATCCTCCACGCTGATCATCCGGGGGCTGGCCACCGGCGGGATCGAGCTCTCCGACGTGTGGAAGGTCTTCTTCCGCGAAGTCCGGATCGGCCTGCTGCTCGGCGTGGCCTGCGCCGCGCTGCTGACGGCCACGGGCTGGATCTGGCACGGGCGGCCGTTCCTGGGCATGGTCGTGGGGGCCTCGATCATGATCGCGTTCCTGGTCTCCACCAGCATGGCCACGATCATGCCGGTGGTCCTCAAACGGGTCGGCGTGGACCCGGCCGTGGCGGCCGGCCCGTTCGTCACGACCGCCAACGACATCACCGGCATCACCATCTACCTCGCCCTCGCCACGGTCCTGTTGGAATACCTCAAGTGA
- a CDS encoding DUF5615 family PIN-like protein, protein MTPDHPLIRLYLDEDVSVIVGEYLRARGFDVLTTRDASRLGQSDASQLAFATNERRAILTHNRCDFESLHRTALTEQRSHAGIIIANRRASSSELAKRVLKLLNLLTAEEMANQLLYI, encoded by the coding sequence GTGACGCCGGATCATCCGCTCATCAGACTCTATCTCGACGAAGATGTCTCGGTCATCGTCGGGGAGTACCTGCGCGCCCGCGGGTTCGACGTGCTGACCACTAGGGATGCGAGCCGCCTCGGCCAGTCCGATGCCTCGCAGCTCGCCTTCGCCACCAATGAACGGCGCGCGATCCTGACGCACAATCGGTGCGACTTCGAGTCCCTCCATCGCACGGCACTGACCGAACAGCGATCCCATGCCGGCATCATCATCGCGAATCGGCGGGCATCTTCGTCAGAATTGGCCAAGCGCGTCCTAAAGCTCCTCAACCTGCTCACGGCCGAGGAGATGGCGAACCAACTCCTCTACATCTGA
- a CDS encoding DUF433 domain-containing protein produces MTTATAHPYIVSDSAILHGAPIIKGTRTPVRAIAEMWKFGVAPEEIVTQLPHLTLAQVFDALSFYLDHRDKVDADILRNRVPDQMIDSRLR; encoded by the coding sequence ATGACGACCGCGACGGCTCATCCCTACATCGTCAGCGATTCGGCCATCCTGCATGGCGCCCCCATCATCAAAGGCACTAGGACGCCGGTCCGGGCTATCGCCGAGATGTGGAAATTCGGCGTCGCCCCCGAAGAGATTGTCACGCAACTTCCTCACTTGACCCTGGCTCAGGTCTTCGACGCCCTCAGCTTTTACCTCGACCACCGCGACAAGGTTGACGCCGATATCCTCCGTAATCGCGTCCCCGACCAGATGATTGATTCGCGTCTGCGGTGA